The following coding sequences lie in one Halomonas sp. 'Soap Lake #6' genomic window:
- a CDS encoding FecR family protein: MTTSSTASGEPDYSHLFDDDTLDIALSWHLRLKDDSATAQDRLDFQTWVNARNSHKAAYQEAIQLWDDIEAPAQLFYQYRSAQKPRPRQAAPGNRLGWAVAAVLMLTMLLSFELWRDPTRLDRWMADIATSSGKAQQVVLEDGSSLFLDGNSALDIALGEAQRELTLRRGRMWIDAARDPQRPLHLTAGDTSVSVLGTHFAVSRFHSRVTITVGEGQVAVRDAHQNQALLTSGQQLIVDNGKLGEIQDIDTHLALAWKEGRIIFDQAGIDDIVEQLERLLPGRVFFNAQDFADLSFSGSFSTGHPQIILEALTDLSAIEAHHLPGNMIWLRSASAG; this comes from the coding sequence GTGACAACATCATCAACTGCCTCTGGAGAGCCAGATTACTCACATCTTTTTGATGACGACACGCTAGATATTGCACTTAGCTGGCATCTACGTCTCAAGGACGACAGTGCCACTGCCCAGGATCGTCTGGACTTCCAAACATGGGTAAACGCTCGTAATAGCCATAAAGCAGCTTATCAAGAAGCTATTCAGCTGTGGGATGACATTGAAGCCCCCGCGCAACTGTTTTACCAGTATCGCTCCGCACAGAAGCCACGCCCAAGGCAGGCAGCACCGGGCAACCGGTTAGGGTGGGCCGTCGCGGCAGTATTAATGTTAACCATGTTACTGAGCTTCGAGCTCTGGCGCGACCCGACGCGTCTGGATCGCTGGATGGCCGATATCGCCACGTCATCAGGGAAAGCACAACAGGTGGTGCTGGAAGATGGCTCATCCCTCTTTCTAGATGGCAACAGCGCACTTGATATCGCCCTGGGCGAGGCTCAGCGTGAATTGACACTCAGGCGTGGACGGATGTGGATTGATGCCGCCCGAGACCCACAGCGACCGTTGCACCTGACTGCAGGCGATACATCGGTAAGCGTGCTGGGAACGCATTTTGCTGTTAGCCGCTTTCACTCCCGAGTCACTATCACCGTAGGTGAAGGCCAAGTCGCCGTCCGCGATGCCCATCAAAACCAAGCTCTGTTGACATCAGGCCAACAACTTATCGTGGACAACGGAAAGCTCGGGGAGATTCAGGACATAGATACCCACCTGGCCCTGGCCTGGAAAGAGGGCAGGATCATCTTCGACCAGGCTGGTATTGACGACATCGTTGAGCAGCTCGAACGCTTACTGCCAGGTCGAGTATTTTTCAACGCCCAGGATTTTGCTGACCTGAGCTTCTCAGGCAGCTTTTCTACCGGCCACCCTCAAATAATACTCGAAGCATTAACAGACCTATCAGCCATCGAGGCTCACCACCTGCCTGGCAATATGATTTGGTTACGTTCAGCGAGCGCAGGCTAA
- a CDS encoding biliverdin-producing heme oxygenase, with product MEAILTQAKPTSTLPLSKRLKLSTHAAHERVDKAIMALSPFTSLEGYKRFLTVQYQFQRHTAPLYEQADLCEWMERLEQRCRFNAVKLDAKDLSVNEDELNISLASPPSIDSLAAALGWLYVNEGSNLGAAFLLKYATQLGLSANFGARHLAPSDSGRGLHWRYFIAQLDAVPLSSEQEEQALQGAREAFKFVEALALKNS from the coding sequence ATGGAAGCCATACTTACCCAAGCAAAACCCACCAGCACACTACCCCTTAGCAAACGGTTGAAACTCTCCACCCACGCAGCCCATGAGCGTGTCGACAAGGCCATCATGGCACTCTCTCCCTTTACCAGCCTTGAGGGATACAAGCGGTTTCTTACCGTTCAGTACCAATTCCAACGCCACACCGCCCCACTCTATGAACAGGCGGATCTCTGTGAGTGGATGGAACGACTAGAACAGCGCTGCCGTTTTAACGCGGTAAAGCTTGACGCCAAAGATCTATCAGTTAATGAGGATGAGCTAAATATAAGCCTCGCCTCACCTCCGTCTATTGATTCTCTGGCAGCGGCTCTGGGCTGGCTTTATGTCAATGAAGGCTCAAACCTTGGCGCGGCGTTCCTACTCAAGTATGCAACTCAATTAGGCTTATCAGCCAACTTTGGTGCCCGCCACCTTGCTCCCAGCGACTCAGGTCGTGGGCTGCACTGGAGATACTTTATTGCTCAGCTGGATGCCGTCCCTTTATCAAGTGAGCAGGAAGAGCAGGCCCTCCAAGGCGCCCGTGAAGCATTTAAATTCGTCGAAGCATTGGCGCTGAAAAATTCATAA
- a CDS encoding sigma-70 family RNA polymerase sigma factor, giving the protein MPTNDSDRLHCLYREHHSWLKSWLVGRLGSASDAADLAHDTFIRLMVTQGATDVRQPRAYLRTIARGLVVDRYRRQTIERAYLEALALRPEPVAISPEERLQIMETLALVDTTLHQLGDRTRRIFLAVQLEGLSYGATAEHIGVSITTVKKHLIRAMTQCLLLMEE; this is encoded by the coding sequence ATGCCCACTAATGATTCGGATCGCCTGCACTGCCTTTATCGGGAGCACCATAGCTGGCTGAAAAGCTGGCTGGTCGGCCGCCTTGGCTCCGCCAGCGATGCGGCCGATTTGGCGCATGACACTTTCATTCGTCTGATGGTCACCCAGGGCGCCACTGACGTACGCCAGCCTCGTGCCTACCTGCGCACCATTGCACGAGGCTTGGTGGTGGATCGCTACCGCCGACAAACTATCGAACGTGCCTACCTGGAAGCGCTAGCGTTACGCCCAGAGCCTGTCGCTATCTCACCGGAAGAGCGCCTCCAAATCATGGAGACACTTGCACTGGTCGACACCACGCTCCACCAACTTGGTGATAGAACCCGGCGTATTTTTCTTGCCGTACAGCTGGAAGGGCTTAGCTATGGTGCAACGGCGGAACACATTGGCGTATCCATCACCACTGTTAAAAAGCACCTGATTCGCGCGATGACCCAGTGTTTGCTGCTGATGGAAGAGTGA
- a CDS encoding FecR domain-containing protein: MNQQILETAVTWYVRLNADPADEATQKAWRRWLNENPLHMEAWARVERLQQRLGNLPADTAIYTLNGAQAQRRALLRSVGMLMMLGTGGWVTTTQLKDSALLADLRTAPGQRQALTLEDGSQLHLNTRTAVDLRFTPNERRVHVHSGEILIETANDPLGRPFIISTPVGHIQALGTRFSVRYENNQCQVMVYRHAVAITPKTTPMSMPSRQLSEGYSALFTQDNVTTPARLSGGEDAWLNGMLSIVDWRLERVASELARYRRGIVSCDPAVADLRVSGALKLDDTDQAFSALASSLPIDVRYLTRYWVRIAAA; encoded by the coding sequence ATGAATCAACAAATACTCGAAACGGCTGTGACTTGGTATGTACGCCTCAATGCCGATCCTGCAGACGAAGCTACACAGAAGGCTTGGCGCCGTTGGCTGAATGAAAATCCACTACACATGGAAGCCTGGGCACGGGTAGAGCGCCTGCAACAGCGGCTAGGCAACCTGCCCGCCGATACCGCCATTTACACGCTGAATGGCGCCCAAGCCCAGCGACGCGCATTACTGCGCAGCGTCGGCATGCTGATGATGCTAGGGACAGGCGGGTGGGTAACCACTACGCAGCTCAAAGACAGCGCCTTGCTGGCCGATCTGCGAACAGCCCCAGGCCAGCGCCAAGCGTTAACACTCGAGGATGGCAGCCAACTACACCTCAATACCCGAACAGCCGTCGACCTGCGTTTCACGCCCAATGAACGCCGCGTCCATGTGCATAGTGGCGAAATATTGATTGAAACCGCCAACGACCCACTGGGCAGGCCGTTTATCATTTCCACCCCTGTAGGCCACATTCAAGCACTGGGGACACGGTTCAGCGTACGTTATGAGAATAATCAGTGCCAAGTCATGGTCTATCGCCATGCCGTTGCCATCACACCAAAAACCACCCCCATGTCCATGCCGTCGCGCCAGCTATCAGAAGGCTACAGCGCCCTCTTTACCCAAGACAATGTCACCACTCCTGCCCGCTTAAGTGGCGGAGAAGATGCCTGGTTGAATGGCATGTTGAGTATCGTCGACTGGCGACTGGAGCGAGTTGCCAGTGAGTTGGCACGTTACCGGCGTGGCATCGTCTCATGTGATCCAGCCGTTGCCGACCTACGCGTATCAGGAGCACTAAAACTCGACGACACCGACCAAGCATTCAGCGCCCTGGCCTCCTCACTCCCTATCGATGTTCGTTATCTCACCCGCTATTGGGTGCGTATTGCCGCCGCTTGA